The region CACTAAAAACTAAAATAAACGGATAAAATATTGAATGATTGATGTTAAGTTAAATATATGTTATATTCAAGGTGTAAACTGGAGGTTAATTAATAAACTCTTTTTTAACCTGATTTAAAAAGCCCTGTTTTTCCATTCTTTTCGAAAGTTTGTTTTACGGATACTTTATTTGATCTTTTTTTCTAAAAAACGCAACATAATTAAAATTTAGGATTGCTATTTGGGAACTTTATGAATATAAAACTCTCTGTACTTAAGTATTTTGTAAGTTTTTATATGATTTTTAACAATTTGTTTAGATAAAAATGCATGATTAAATCAAATAATTGTAGTTATTTTGGTCTTTATTTTTAATTAAAAAACATTTTGTTATGAAGACAGGAATTACCCTGAGGCTTATTCTGGGCCTCAAAATGATGATTTTATGTGCCTACGTTTCTATGGCACAAACAGCAACTCCTCCAACTTTAGGAGATGGCTCAGAAGCTAATCCTTATCAAATTGAATCGCTCGATAACTTATATTGGTTATCACAGGATACCACACTGTGGGAATTACATTATGAGCAGGTTGCAAATATTGATGCATCCGCAACGGAAACATGGGACGATGGTGCCGGATTTTTTCCAATAGGAAATAATGATAAAGAGTTTTCCGGTTCATATAATGGTGGTGGCTATGTAATTTATAATTTAACCATTAATAGGGGTGCAGTAGGCAATATAGGATTTTTTGGCCGCGTGAATGAGGGACAACTCGATTCTGTTGGATTAAGTAATGTAAATATCATAGGTGCAGTGAATGTAGGTGGATTGATTGGCTATTTGCCTGCTGGTTCTGTTTCTTACTGTTTTACAACCGGCAATGTAACAAGTGTTACACCAAACAATTATTCTGCTGCAGGAGGGTTAATTGGAAATTGTAAAGATACGCTTAAGTATAGCTATTCAATGGCCGATGTAACCTCAAGTAACCAAATAGGTGGTGGCTTGGTTGGTGTGAATCATAGTTTAATTTCAGATTGCTATGCTCGCGGTAGTTCGTATGCTCCACATTTCGGTGGTGGTTTAGTTGGTAATAATCATGGGGTCGTAAATAATAGTTTCAGCACAGGAGATGCTTCTGGTGGTGGTCTGATTGGAACGGGCTCCGCGGTGTATCACTCTTTTTGGGATACAGCTTCTTCAGGAATGCAAAATAGTAGTGGGGGCATTCCATCTAATACTTCTGAAATGACTACAATGACTTTATATACAGATGAAGGATGGGATTTTGTTGGAGAATCAGAAAATGGTACTGAAAATCATTGGGTTATTATACCTGAAATAAACGATGGATATCCCCATTTATCAATAATTGGCGACAAAGAAGCTCCTGAATTTACTTTTTTGCCTGAAAATATTATTGAGGCCTCAAGCAATTGCGAAGCAACGCTTTCTGATTACACTTCGCAAGTAATAGCAACTGATAATATTAGTGCCGATGAGGATATTATCATTGAACAATATCCTCCTGCAGGAACTCCATTTACTACAGTTGCTGAAGTTACGTTTTATGCGACAGATGAAAGTGGAAACATCGGATCATCTTCTATTAATGTGGCTGCAGAAGATTTGGAGGCACCGGTAATTACTTCTTCTTTGCCTGATATTGACGTTGCTGCCAACAGTAATTGTGATATTGAAGTGGCAGATTATCGTGGAAGTGAAATTGATGTTATGGATAATTGTGCTACAGAATTTACTTTTGAGCAAAGTCCTGCACCGGGGACTATTATTTCAGCAGAAACAGCTGAAATAACCGTATATGCATTAGATCATAACGGAAATGCAGATAGCATTAGTTTTGTGGTAACCGCTGTTGATGAGACAGCTCCGGCTTTTGTATCTTACCCTGAGAATGTGACATTAACGAATGAAGGCACCTGCGAAGCAACATTAACTGATTTAATTCAGGACGTAGAAGTAATGGATGGATGCAATAGTGTATCGGAACTCGAGATTGTGCAATCTCCTGCCGCAGGAGAGCTTATAAGTGGTTATGAAGAAGTAAATATTACAGCAACCGACCAATCAGGAAATTCTAATTCTGTTGTAATTACTGTTTATGTTGAGGACTCAGAAGCCCCTGTTCCAAATGAAGATGTTTTACCAGATATAATTGCGGAATGTGAGTTAAGTGAGCTTACTGCACCAACTGCTTCTGATAATTGTGCTGGCACAGTTACCGGAATCTATGATGTTGCATTACCAATTACCACAATAGGCACAACTGTGGTCACCTGGACATATGATGATGGTAATGGCAACACCGTTACGCAAACGCAGAATGTTATAATTGAAGAAGATAATATTTTACCAACCCCTGATTTGTCTGAATTACCTGATTTCACAGCTCAATGCGAGGTAACAGAGCTAAATACTTTCACTGCTACTGATAACTGTGCCGGAACAATAGAGGGTATACATGATGCAGAACTACCTATTGTAACTCAGGGTACAACGTTGGTTACCTGGACATACGATGATGGAAATGGCAATATTGCGACGCAAACTCAGGATGTTGTAATAGAGGATGTTACTACTCCTGAAATATCTGTAGTAGATGCTGTTACTATTGACTTGCAAGATGGAGAAAATGAATATATTATTGAAAATGACGAACTCGATGCAACAGCAACAGATAATTGTGGGATAGAGGCGCTAACGAACAACTATAATAACGACACATCACTTACTAATGAATCGTTTGCTCCAGGCGTGTATGATGTAATCTGGACAGCTACAGATGTTAACGGCAATGAAATTAAAGATACAACCGTAATCACAGTGAATGCTTATAACGGTATTGTACCCACAGCCGAAAGTGGCATTGTGATTTATCCTAATCCATCTAAAGGCCAGGTTTCAATTGCCAATGCAACAGGCTATAATGTGAAAATTATGGATATGGCCGGCAGGCTTGTCAAGAAAAAAGCCATTTCAACCAATAACTATCAGGTTGATCTAAGAAAAGGAATTTATCTTATTCAACTCACATCAAATAAAGAGACACAAACCTCTGTGCTGATCGTTGAATAAATGACTTCATAATAAATTGGAGGAAGGGGCTTCTGGCCCCTTTTTTCATGTAATTTTTAAAATTACCCCACTGCTGTCCACTTAAAACAAATTGAGTGACAGTTGATTATAAAAAGGATCTTTGACATCTTTGTAATTCACATTTTTAAGAAGCTCTTTTACAGGGGTTTTGTCTAATAGTGATATCCCTAAAACCTGTAGAATTTCGTAAGTTGACCTATTTATTTCTAGTTTGGCTCCAATAATAGCAACTAAACAAT is a window of Salinivirga cyanobacteriivorans DNA encoding:
- a CDS encoding T9SS type A sorting domain-containing protein, producing MKTGITLRLILGLKMMILCAYVSMAQTATPPTLGDGSEANPYQIESLDNLYWLSQDTTLWELHYEQVANIDASATETWDDGAGFFPIGNNDKEFSGSYNGGGYVIYNLTINRGAVGNIGFFGRVNEGQLDSVGLSNVNIIGAVNVGGLIGYLPAGSVSYCFTTGNVTSVTPNNYSAAGGLIGNCKDTLKYSYSMADVTSSNQIGGGLVGVNHSLISDCYARGSSYAPHFGGGLVGNNHGVVNNSFSTGDASGGGLIGTGSAVYHSFWDTASSGMQNSSGGIPSNTSEMTTMTLYTDEGWDFVGESENGTENHWVIIPEINDGYPHLSIIGDKEAPEFTFLPENIIEASSNCEATLSDYTSQVIATDNISADEDIIIEQYPPAGTPFTTVAEVTFYATDESGNIGSSSINVAAEDLEAPVITSSLPDIDVAANSNCDIEVADYRGSEIDVMDNCATEFTFEQSPAPGTIISAETAEITVYALDHNGNADSISFVVTAVDETAPAFVSYPENVTLTNEGTCEATLTDLIQDVEVMDGCNSVSELEIVQSPAAGELISGYEEVNITATDQSGNSNSVVITVYVEDSEAPVPNEDVLPDIIAECELSELTAPTASDNCAGTVTGIYDVALPITTIGTTVVTWTYDDGNGNTVTQTQNVIIEEDNILPTPDLSELPDFTAQCEVTELNTFTATDNCAGTIEGIHDAELPIVTQGTTLVTWTYDDGNGNIATQTQDVVIEDVTTPEISVVDAVTIDLQDGENEYIIENDELDATATDNCGIEALTNNYNNDTSLTNESFAPGVYDVIWTATDVNGNEIKDTTVITVNAYNGIVPTAESGIVIYPNPSKGQVSIANATGYNVKIMDMAGRLVKKKAISTNNYQVDLRKGIYLIQLTSNKETQTSVLIVE